Proteins from a genomic interval of Sinobacterium norvegicum:
- a CDS encoding molybdopterin oxidoreductase family protein encodes MHHISAIALGERMVSEKLPGTGFGERDMLFGRKKKKPIVIADKKVKEWKYAVCGYCSTGCSLEVGVNEQGRPVATRGVDDGKVNTGKLCIKGIFEHELSESSGRGVQPLMRDRIFDDYKPVEWDEALDKTAAEFKRIQDKYGRDSVAIVSTGQLMTEEFYTLGKLVRGCIGTNNYDGNTTLCMASAVSGYKRSFGSDGPPGCYDDFEHTDCLMAFGSNLPEQHPIIYWRLKEAMEKRDFPLIVVDPRVTMFAQFADIHLPITPGTDLVLLNAIAHVILKEGLQDQDYIDAHCNDFEQMKDVVDKYDPTTAAKICGIDEDMIRHVARIYGRANSAMSIWTMGINQSTHGSDGVCAINNLNLITGNIGKPGGTSLSITGQCNAMGTREWSACSGLPGYRMLEKEKDRKEVAEFWNVDADFFPPKVGLKETDIFPAIESGQIKALWIVATNPMTSMPNLPRIRKTLENLEFMVVQDGYRDAETTEYAHVYLPGAVWGEKDGVLTNTERRVNLANKFVEPPGNSKPDLWIFNELAKRWDVSQQMKFPAAASDVFDEMKQLSKGDGRTLHIAGMSHKLIEQQRGIQWPMKEGEETGTQRLYSDGHFQTPNGKANLMALDYIENNEVPCEQFPFWMNSGRVVEHFHTRTKTGKLGNLNKYSPTPYMEINPDAAEQLGIRSMDYVRLVSRRGDAVVMAQLTHRVPRNMVFIPFHFHDCVNHLSLGLLDPHSRQPAFKQFSVKIEKVDQLEAAQLNARRRSF; translated from the coding sequence TTGCACCATATTAGCGCAATCGCCCTCGGCGAGCGCATGGTCAGTGAGAAGTTACCCGGCACCGGTTTTGGGGAGAGAGATATGTTGTTTGGCCGCAAGAAAAAGAAACCAATTGTTATCGCCGACAAGAAAGTCAAAGAGTGGAAATACGCTGTTTGCGGTTACTGCTCCACAGGCTGTTCGTTAGAAGTCGGGGTCAATGAGCAGGGGCGTCCCGTGGCCACCCGTGGTGTCGATGACGGCAAGGTCAATACCGGTAAGTTGTGTATCAAGGGAATCTTCGAACACGAACTGTCAGAGTCCTCCGGGCGCGGTGTGCAGCCGTTGATGCGCGATAGAATATTCGACGATTATAAACCGGTCGAATGGGATGAGGCGCTGGATAAAACCGCCGCCGAGTTCAAGCGTATTCAAGATAAGTATGGCCGTGACTCGGTTGCTATTGTCTCTACCGGACAGTTAATGACAGAGGAGTTTTATACCCTTGGCAAACTGGTTAGAGGCTGTATTGGTACCAACAATTATGATGGTAATACCACGCTGTGCATGGCCTCGGCGGTATCGGGTTACAAGCGTTCCTTCGGCAGCGATGGCCCGCCGGGTTGCTATGACGATTTTGAGCACACCGACTGCCTAATGGCTTTCGGCTCCAATCTACCCGAGCAACACCCGATTATTTATTGGCGCCTTAAAGAAGCGATGGAGAAGCGAGACTTCCCGTTGATTGTCGTCGATCCTCGAGTGACGATGTTTGCCCAGTTTGCCGATATCCACCTGCCGATTACGCCAGGTACCGATTTAGTGCTGTTGAATGCCATTGCCCATGTGATTCTGAAAGAGGGGTTGCAGGATCAAGACTATATCGATGCTCACTGTAATGACTTCGAACAGATGAAGGACGTGGTTGACAAGTATGACCCCACCACGGCGGCGAAGATCTGTGGCATCGACGAGGATATGATTCGCCATGTTGCCCGTATTTATGGCCGCGCCAATTCGGCGATGAGTATCTGGACCATGGGTATCAATCAGTCGACCCACGGCAGTGATGGTGTCTGCGCGATCAACAACCTCAACCTGATTACCGGTAATATCGGCAAGCCCGGCGGTACCAGCTTGTCGATTACTGGTCAGTGTAATGCCATGGGAACCCGCGAGTGGTCAGCCTGTTCAGGCCTGCCCGGTTATCGCATGCTGGAGAAAGAAAAAGACAGAAAAGAAGTGGCGGAGTTTTGGAATGTCGACGCCGACTTTTTTCCACCCAAGGTTGGCCTCAAGGAAACCGATATTTTTCCCGCCATCGAGTCAGGACAGATCAAGGCGTTGTGGATTGTCGCCACCAACCCAATGACCTCGATGCCAAACCTGCCGCGTATTCGTAAGACGCTAGAAAACCTTGAGTTCATGGTAGTGCAAGATGGTTACCGCGATGCCGAGACCACCGAATATGCTCATGTGTATCTACCGGGTGCGGTGTGGGGCGAGAAGGACGGCGTGCTGACCAATACCGAGCGCCGCGTTAATCTGGCTAACAAGTTTGTTGAGCCGCCGGGAAACTCCAAGCCCGATCTGTGGATTTTTAATGAGTTGGCCAAGCGCTGGGATGTCAGCCAACAGATGAAATTCCCCGCTGCCGCCTCCGATGTTTTCGATGAGATGAAACAGCTATCGAAGGGCGATGGCCGCACTTTGCATATCGCCGGCATGAGTCATAAGTTGATTGAACAGCAGCGCGGTATTCAATGGCCGATGAAAGAGGGCGAGGAGACAGGTACTCAGCGTCTCTATAGCGATGGTCATTTCCAGACGCCCAACGGCAAGGCCAATTTAATGGCGCTGGATTATATTGAAAATAACGAGGTGCCCTGTGAGCAGTTCCCATTTTGGATGAACTCGGGCCGGGTGGTCGAGCACTTCCACACCCGCACCAAAACCGGAAAATTGGGTAACCTCAATAAATACAGCCCGACACCCTACATGGAAATTAACCCCGATGCCGCCGAGCAGTTAGGCATTCGCAGCATGGACTATGTGCGCTTGGTCAGCCGTCGTGGCGATGCGGTGGTAATGGCGCAGTTAACCCATCGGGTGCCGCGCAATATGGTGTTTATTCCCTTCCATTTCCACGATTGTGTTAACCATTTATCGCTGGGTCTGCTCGACCCGCATTCGCGTCAGCCTGCGTTCAAGCAGTTCTCGGTGAAAATTGAGAAAGTCGACCAACTCGAGGCGGCGCAGCTGAATGCCCGTCGCCGCAGTTTTTAG
- a CDS encoding DmsC/YnfH family molybdoenzyme membrane anchor subunit, whose amino-acid sequence MFKVRDNEPSYAKLNDPVMQSENTYGLAIDLLERAGADGDANNMVCKDRSMGINGEEDFVGDNPNRNKQHAFHFTADNCIGCHACEAACSEKNDNPAHLAFRSVGYVEGGTYPDFRRMNISMACNHCDNPVCLKGCPTKAYTKHVEYGAVLQDPDTCFGCGYCTWVCPYNAPQLDPVKGQVSKCNMCVDRLEVGLKPACVAACLGNALNFGVVENTPDNRQQAKTNLPGFPDTSITQPNIRFQQTKSMPDVVTRTDGMPVKYKRQDDGGYSPVVDQKKGKETFWNLPRLSSRENPLVIFTLAVQMAIGGFIVNFFGGKLGLSAFNELTASALYVPFLLLCLGLTGLGLLMTTIHLGKPMRFYRGFNNLRYSPVCREGLGIMLFMAFAGLHLLCQLPANALIVSYLPLLATLPDLAAPAQTFAWLATVAGSTGLYYMYRCYRIKARPFWDHWQTATSFVGTALTFGGIALSLITVPVWAYLGESYSGFLQATAVLMMAGMALELVGLFFHARAMNHGNHEGAASHYIQCTTFGNSYLLRNTLLVVNILAVALLAYLALTGVAGLVLWSLVLLCVVASAVIGRALFYVLVVPTTMPGGFFWKNKDFEQHARDIGLADMPQVGVVPLAH is encoded by the coding sequence ATGTTTAAAGTACGTGATAATGAACCCAGTTATGCCAAGCTAAACGACCCGGTAATGCAGTCCGAGAACACCTACGGCCTGGCCATCGACCTCCTTGAGCGCGCTGGCGCCGATGGCGATGCCAATAACATGGTCTGTAAAGACCGCTCCATGGGCATCAACGGCGAGGAAGATTTTGTTGGCGACAACCCCAACCGCAACAAGCAGCATGCCTTTCACTTCACCGCCGATAACTGTATCGGCTGTCACGCCTGTGAGGCAGCCTGTAGTGAGAAAAACGACAACCCCGCCCACTTAGCGTTTCGCTCGGTCGGTTATGTTGAGGGCGGCACCTACCCCGATTTCCGCCGCATGAATATTTCGATGGCCTGTAACCACTGCGATAATCCGGTGTGTTTAAAGGGTTGTCCGACCAAGGCCTATACCAAACACGTCGAGTATGGTGCGGTCCTGCAGGACCCTGACACCTGTTTTGGTTGTGGCTACTGTACCTGGGTCTGCCCGTACAATGCGCCGCAGCTCGACCCGGTCAAGGGCCAGGTGTCCAAGTGCAATATGTGTGTCGACCGCTTAGAGGTGGGTTTAAAGCCGGCCTGTGTTGCCGCTTGTCTGGGTAATGCGCTGAACTTCGGTGTGGTGGAAAACACCCCGGACAATCGCCAGCAGGCCAAGACCAATCTGCCGGGCTTTCCCGATACCTCGATTACTCAACCCAATATCCGCTTTCAACAGACCAAGTCGATGCCCGATGTGGTGACCCGCACCGATGGCATGCCGGTAAAATATAAGCGCCAGGATGACGGCGGTTATAGCCCCGTGGTCGACCAGAAAAAAGGCAAGGAGACGTTTTGGAATCTGCCGCGGTTGAGTTCGCGGGAAAACCCGCTGGTAATTTTCACCCTCGCCGTGCAGATGGCCATCGGTGGCTTTATTGTTAACTTCTTTGGTGGCAAGTTGGGCCTTAGCGCCTTTAACGAACTCACCGCCTCGGCGTTGTATGTGCCGTTCTTGCTGCTCTGCTTAGGTCTGACTGGCCTCGGTCTGTTGATGACAACCATCCACCTCGGTAAGCCGATGCGCTTCTACCGCGGCTTTAACAACCTGCGCTACTCACCGGTCTGTCGTGAGGGCTTGGGGATTATGCTGTTTATGGCCTTTGCCGGCCTGCATCTGCTCTGTCAGCTGCCAGCCAATGCCTTGATTGTCAGCTATTTACCGCTGCTTGCAACTTTGCCAGATTTAGCCGCACCGGCACAGACCTTTGCCTGGTTGGCGACGGTTGCCGGTTCGACGGGACTGTACTACATGTATCGCTGCTACCGGATCAAGGCGCGTCCTTTCTGGGATCACTGGCAGACCGCTACCAGCTTTGTCGGTACAGCCCTGACCTTCGGTGGTATCGCGCTGTCGCTGATTACAGTGCCGGTTTGGGCTTATCTAGGAGAGTCTTATAGTGGTTTTCTACAGGCGACGGCGGTGCTGATGATGGCCGGCATGGCGCTGGAATTAGTTGGATTGTTTTTCCATGCCCGAGCGATGAACCACGGCAATCACGAAGGTGCAGCGTCGCACTATATTCAGTGCACCACCTTCGGCAACAGTTATCTGCTGCGCAATACTCTGTTGGTTGTGAATATTCTGGCGGTGGCACTGTTGGCCTATTTGGCCCTGACCGGAGTGGCTGGTCTTGTGTTATGGTCGCTGGTATTGCTCTGTGTCGTTGCCTCGGCGGTAATTGGTCGAGCGTTGTTTTATGTGTTGGTGGTACCGACGACGATGCCCGGTGGCTTCTTTTGGAAGAACAAAGATTTTGAACAGCACGCCCGTGACATTGGCCTGGCCGATATGCCGCAGGTAGGTGTCGTACCGTTGGCGCACTAA
- a CDS encoding tetratricopeptide repeat protein: MFKKMLSMFSQRDAVSPWAVSNIQPPSVDALQQEQAFCRQYEALATEAAVELCLTEAQAGIRAAQYFLALYFDSGNAGVQDYQQARLYYYRAALQDSPEAQYNLATLLMTGRGGDQDIATAFDWYQQAAKNGIAQAQFNMASMLDDGYGIKADKPRAFAWYQAAAKQGYPQGCQNLAVMYFEGQGCEQNFIDSYGWAMLAAAAKADGAESLIQALAEKLPHDDIVLAKTRGDELFALFAPELRRRAVQSFDPMATEVVNTALLS, encoded by the coding sequence ATGTTTAAGAAAATGCTGTCGATGTTTAGCCAACGTGATGCAGTCAGCCCCTGGGCAGTCAGTAATATTCAGCCACCCAGCGTCGACGCACTGCAGCAGGAACAGGCCTTCTGTCGGCAGTATGAGGCGCTGGCCACCGAGGCGGCGGTCGAGCTGTGCTTGACCGAGGCGCAGGCTGGCATTCGCGCGGCGCAGTATTTCCTGGCGCTGTATTTCGACAGCGGTAATGCCGGCGTGCAAGATTACCAGCAGGCACGGCTGTATTATTATCGCGCCGCCCTACAGGACAGCCCCGAGGCCCAGTATAATCTGGCGACTCTACTGATGACCGGCCGAGGCGGTGATCAGGATATCGCCACCGCCTTTGACTGGTATCAGCAGGCGGCAAAAAACGGTATTGCTCAGGCGCAGTTTAATATGGCGTCGATGTTGGATGATGGTTATGGCATTAAGGCCGATAAACCACGCGCCTTTGCCTGGTATCAGGCGGCGGCAAAACAGGGCTATCCACAGGGTTGTCAAAATCTGGCGGTGATGTATTTCGAAGGCCAGGGTTGTGAACAAAACTTTATCGACAGCTATGGTTGGGCGATGCTGGCAGCGGCGGCCAAGGCCGACGGAGCAGAATCGTTGATCCAGGCGCTGGCTGAGAAGCTACCGCACGATGATATTGTGCTGGCCAAAACACGGGGCGATGAATTATTTGCCCTCTTTGCCCCTGAGTTGCGCCGACGCGCGGTGCAGAGCTTCGACCCGATGGCGACAGAGGTGGTCAATACCGCGCTGTTGTCGTGA
- a CDS encoding cytochrome P450, translating to MTTDYKQRPDCNNLSHIPGAKGLPILGNTLDVIKDLEGFIQQLHRDHGKVSRIKLLNQHGLMVSGADNHQRIFLDREKNFSSQKGLEQSIGQFYSGCIQMTDFDEHKFLRRMMQTAFKSAAMKNYQAMVNPVVAQHLATWSQQPEVDIFPAVKSTLLAIGAKVFIGEEDPAEIERINTAFLNINIGLMGLIRKDLPGTKYRKGKRGQQYLQQYFLGQIAQRRQGDQQDMFSFMCREKDDDGNYFPNEMIIAQASFILFAAHDTTTSLLNHLLYYTALHPEWQQRLRSECESIGRGAGETLGYDDLPLMPVMDRVINEVLRMRPSVSLTPRRTINACEIDGHQVPADTMIFTSPIFNHYDPEFWSEPNTFDPDRFSEERAEHKRHSFSYLPFGGGAHKCIGMHFAVMLTKCFMQQLLTDNSYALSADFNNQFEWVPMPKPKGLKIHCHRTH from the coding sequence GTGACCACTGACTATAAGCAGCGCCCCGATTGTAACAACCTCTCACACATTCCTGGCGCCAAAGGCCTGCCGATCCTGGGTAACACCCTTGATGTGATCAAAGATCTGGAGGGGTTTATTCAGCAACTGCACCGAGATCATGGCAAGGTGTCGCGGATTAAATTGCTTAACCAGCACGGCTTAATGGTCAGCGGTGCCGACAACCACCAGCGTATTTTCCTCGATAGAGAGAAGAATTTCTCCAGTCAAAAAGGCTTGGAGCAGTCGATAGGACAGTTCTACAGCGGCTGTATTCAGATGACTGATTTTGACGAACACAAGTTTTTGCGTCGTATGATGCAGACAGCGTTCAAGTCGGCGGCGATGAAAAATTATCAGGCAATGGTTAACCCGGTTGTTGCCCAGCATTTAGCCACCTGGTCTCAGCAGCCTGAGGTCGATATCTTCCCCGCGGTAAAATCAACACTGCTGGCCATCGGTGCCAAGGTGTTTATTGGCGAGGAAGACCCCGCCGAAATTGAGCGTATTAACACGGCTTTTTTGAATATTAATATCGGCCTGATGGGGCTGATACGTAAAGATTTGCCGGGTACGAAATACCGCAAGGGAAAACGCGGCCAGCAGTATTTGCAGCAGTACTTTCTCGGTCAAATAGCGCAGCGACGCCAGGGTGATCAGCAGGATATGTTTAGCTTTATGTGCCGGGAAAAAGATGACGATGGCAATTATTTTCCCAACGAAATGATTATTGCGCAAGCCTCATTCATTTTGTTCGCCGCCCATGACACCACCACCTCATTGCTTAATCATCTGCTCTATTACACCGCGCTTCACCCGGAGTGGCAGCAGCGCCTGCGAAGTGAATGTGAGTCGATAGGCCGAGGCGCCGGTGAAACATTGGGCTATGACGACCTGCCGCTGATGCCAGTGATGGACAGGGTGATTAATGAGGTACTGCGCATGCGTCCCTCTGTCAGCCTGACGCCGCGACGGACGATTAATGCCTGTGAGATTGATGGCCATCAGGTACCGGCCGATACGATGATATTCACCTCGCCGATTTTCAATCACTACGACCCAGAATTTTGGAGTGAGCCCAACACGTTTGACCCTGACCGCTTTAGCGAGGAGCGGGCAGAGCATAAACGCCACAGCTTCAGCTATTTGCCCTTTGGCGGTGGTGCCCACAAGTGCATAGGCATGCATTTCGCAGTCATGTTGACCAAGTGTTTCATGCAGCAGTTATTAACCGACAATAGTTATGCCTTGTCGGCTGATTTTAACAACCAGTTCGAGTGGGTACCAATGCCAAAGCCCAAGGGGTTAAAAATTCACTGTCACCGCACACACTGA
- a CDS encoding right-handed parallel beta-helix repeat-containing protein: protein MDVFNNPFGRRATALCCLAFSAINTPVYALECGDVITTPSFLFKQLSCSESPALTVVGPATLSMNGFSVTCDSQEGGVGILLSGSDGFISGGEVSGCRQGVVVDGSGGHSVFGMTVSANGFGDDGEGDGDEAGFLVLSGYNFFIQNQALNNGVDGFNIDGSHNAFLYNKSSDNENDGFDIDGGSYNSFSNNTASGNGDDGFDVDSGFSDESDLGEGEHNTFTLNMANGNGRDGFDVDGNYGRFINNTANNNGMEDDENEEDGFDIDSKGNVLRGNIANNNPGDGIVLKDNDYDEGDNTLESNSTRRNGQMGIRVISDDNTVTMNFSFHNDEFDLYDDRSDCGGNRWWFNFYRNKSEACIR from the coding sequence ATGGATGTTTTCAATAACCCGTTTGGCAGGCGCGCAACAGCGCTCTGTTGCCTTGCTTTCTCTGCCATTAATACGCCGGTGTATGCGTTGGAGTGCGGTGATGTCATCACCACGCCAAGCTTTTTATTCAAGCAACTAAGTTGCAGCGAGAGTCCTGCACTGACGGTTGTCGGCCCGGCGACATTATCAATGAACGGCTTCTCGGTAACCTGTGACAGCCAAGAGGGTGGTGTGGGGATCTTGCTCTCTGGCAGTGACGGTTTTATCAGTGGCGGCGAGGTCTCTGGCTGTCGACAAGGTGTTGTGGTCGATGGCAGCGGTGGTCACTCGGTATTTGGTATGACAGTCAGCGCCAATGGTTTTGGTGACGACGGTGAGGGTGATGGTGACGAGGCAGGCTTTTTGGTGTTGAGCGGTTATAATTTTTTCATCCAAAATCAAGCGCTGAATAACGGGGTAGATGGTTTTAATATCGACGGCAGTCACAATGCCTTTTTGTATAATAAATCCAGTGATAATGAAAACGATGGCTTCGATATCGATGGAGGCTCTTACAATAGCTTCAGTAATAACACTGCCTCAGGTAATGGCGATGACGGTTTCGATGTCGACTCGGGTTTCTCCGACGAAAGCGACCTCGGCGAGGGGGAACACAATACATTTACCCTGAATATGGCCAATGGAAATGGCCGCGATGGTTTCGATGTCGATGGTAATTACGGCCGTTTTATCAATAATACGGCGAACAATAATGGTATGGAGGATGATGAAAACGAGGAGGATGGTTTCGATATCGACTCCAAGGGGAATGTCCTGCGCGGCAATATCGCCAACAATAACCCCGGCGATGGTATTGTGCTCAAAGACAATGATTATGATGAGGGCGATAATACGCTGGAGTCTAACTCAACCCGGCGCAATGGCCAGATGGGCATCCGGGTGATATCGGATGACAACACGGTGACAATGAATTTTTCCTTTCACAATGACGAGTTTGATTTGTACGATGACCGATCGGACTGTGGTGGCAACCGTTGGTGGTTTAACTTTTATAGAAATAAAAGTGAGGCCTGTATTCGTTAG
- a CDS encoding MFS transporter, with protein sequence MHKHLLSASSLLISAFIFMLANGLINLLLPVRLQINQFDTGTIGLVLSLYCVGLLFGGLYSKVLIRRVGHIRLFAISGAIAAFGILACSLLTNAWLWGLMRIFAGFCNACIFTAIESWLSAGSTSENRGRILASYQVVILSASFLGQFAINLGDPATDLLFIISAMLLCLSVVPILMSRQAGPKVSSQKTMSFISMAKLSPLGFTGCFFAGMMYFAMFNMLPIFASSNGLSGYGVSMIMAGAVLGAFLLQLPVGFLADRFDRRTVMTLLLVFSSGLVLSVPRLVALDQFWFAVGINSVVCGLLSCFYPLSIAEAYDKLRQEQINAAMGTLLVAYATGGIIGPIAMSQGMSLFGSTTLFYGIAGSQLVLAFIVLVRIGQRQALPSDQQESFVMQSGVVPSASTLDPRTKFIQAKFPLSKEAHAARSLAKSDPSAAVRMACALAKKKPKYSYEIAGALATVEEIDVCRLAEALSETVPWNKPKIFEAILEAREEKAYEVISLFAQLYLSDLADFSYLISAEIPQLRGVLARVAFETLPENTDEIAEFFAQELSDDIETARPADAASGEHEQRAVDLVAKVSENSPEKAIDVAVKIVETVPDAAVAVAEGMASTIAENYINDEPDNETADQDLQGESNQGDSEQPQPAAIIMASKNADQADAFEQAEKDKQRQEYTEAISEAISERVNESAVNIVQRLSEAAPENSIDIAVAVVENVPEASTQVAEAVMSEQAETEKNNNTTSTEDTQPSITPTINDNDSSDKSAEPGVDKEEEDNSATLELISRLSEAAPDQANDMVEAVIASVGDDNPELIEEINEQVSSHQIEDTVEKFSNN encoded by the coding sequence GTGCATAAACACCTGCTATCCGCCAGTTCACTACTCATCAGCGCCTTTATCTTTATGCTGGCCAACGGTCTGATCAACCTATTACTGCCCGTCCGGCTACAGATCAACCAATTTGACACTGGCACGATTGGCCTGGTGCTATCGCTCTACTGCGTTGGCCTGCTATTCGGCGGCCTGTATAGCAAGGTATTGATCCGTCGAGTGGGCCATATTCGTTTATTTGCCATCAGTGGTGCTATTGCCGCCTTCGGTATTCTCGCCTGCAGCCTACTCACCAATGCTTGGCTGTGGGGCTTGATGCGTATTTTTGCCGGTTTCTGTAATGCCTGTATTTTTACCGCCATTGAGAGCTGGTTAAGTGCCGGCTCGACCAGCGAAAACCGCGGGAGAATTCTCGCCTCTTACCAGGTGGTGATTCTCAGCGCCAGTTTTCTCGGCCAATTTGCCATCAACCTTGGCGACCCCGCGACCGACCTCTTGTTCATTATCAGCGCCATGTTGCTGTGCCTGTCGGTGGTACCGATTCTGATGAGCCGCCAGGCCGGCCCCAAGGTCAGTAGTCAAAAGACAATGTCGTTTATCAGCATGGCCAAGCTCAGCCCGCTGGGTTTTACCGGTTGCTTCTTCGCCGGCATGATGTATTTTGCGATGTTTAATATGCTACCGATTTTTGCCTCCAGCAATGGCCTCAGCGGCTACGGCGTCTCGATGATTATGGCCGGTGCGGTACTCGGCGCCTTTCTATTGCAACTGCCTGTCGGCTTTCTCGCCGACCGTTTCGACCGCCGAACGGTCATGACATTATTACTGGTATTCTCCAGCGGTTTGGTGCTGTCTGTTCCCCGCTTGGTTGCCCTCGATCAGTTTTGGTTTGCCGTTGGTATCAACAGTGTGGTCTGCGGTTTACTCAGTTGTTTCTACCCACTCAGCATTGCCGAGGCCTATGACAAACTGCGCCAGGAACAAATTAATGCCGCCATGGGTACGCTGTTGGTCGCCTATGCCACCGGCGGTATTATTGGCCCGATTGCCATGTCACAGGGGATGAGCCTATTTGGTAGCACAACACTTTTTTATGGTATCGCCGGCAGCCAGTTAGTGCTCGCGTTTATCGTCTTGGTTCGCATCGGCCAACGTCAGGCGCTGCCCAGCGACCAACAGGAAAGCTTTGTTATGCAATCGGGTGTCGTGCCTTCGGCCTCAACCCTCGACCCGCGAACCAAGTTTATTCAGGCTAAGTTCCCCCTCAGCAAAGAGGCTCATGCGGCACGTTCACTGGCCAAGAGCGACCCCTCAGCGGCCGTGCGCATGGCCTGTGCGCTGGCAAAAAAGAAGCCTAAATACAGCTATGAGATCGCCGGTGCACTGGCCACTGTCGAGGAGATCGATGTCTGCCGCCTGGCCGAGGCACTGTCGGAAACCGTGCCATGGAATAAGCCCAAAATATTCGAGGCTATTCTCGAGGCTCGCGAGGAAAAAGCCTACGAAGTGATCAGCCTGTTTGCCCAGCTCTACCTCAGCGACCTCGCCGACTTCTCCTATTTAATCTCGGCAGAGATCCCACAGCTTCGTGGCGTGCTGGCCCGCGTCGCCTTTGAAACCCTGCCAGAGAACACCGATGAAATTGCTGAATTCTTTGCCCAGGAGCTCAGTGATGACATCGAAACCGCCCGTCCCGCCGACGCCGCCAGCGGTGAACACGAGCAGCGAGCCGTCGATCTCGTGGCAAAGGTATCTGAAAACTCACCCGAGAAAGCCATCGATGTGGCGGTGAAGATTGTCGAGACCGTGCCCGATGCCGCCGTTGCCGTCGCCGAGGGTATGGCCAGTACCATTGCGGAAAACTATATTAATGATGAGCCGGACAACGAGACCGCCGACCAAGACCTGCAAGGTGAAAGCAACCAAGGTGACAGCGAGCAACCACAGCCTGCAGCCATTATTATGGCCTCAAAAAATGCCGATCAAGCCGACGCCTTTGAGCAGGCTGAAAAGGATAAACAGCGACAGGAATATACCGAGGCAATTTCAGAAGCCATCAGCGAGCGGGTCAACGAGAGCGCTGTGAATATCGTTCAGCGATTATCCGAGGCCGCACCGGAAAACAGCATCGACATTGCCGTTGCCGTGGTAGAGAACGTGCCAGAGGCCAGCACCCAGGTTGCCGAGGCGGTGATGTCAGAGCAGGCGGAAACGGAGAAAAACAACAATACAACCAGCACTGAAGACACTCAACCCAGCATTACCCCCACCATCAATGACAACGACAGCAGCGACAAGTCAGCAGAGCCTGGTGTCGATAAAGAAGAAGAGGACAATAGCGCCACGCTCGAATTAATCAGCCGGTTATCAGAAGCGGCGCCGGATCAGGCTAACGATATGGTTGAGGCCGTTATCGCCTCGGTCGGCGACGACAACCCAGAGCTGATCGAGGAGATCAATGAACAGGTTAGCAGCCACCAAATAGAGGACACGGTCGAAAAGTTTAGCAATAATTAG
- a CDS encoding TetR/AcrR family transcriptional regulator, producing MKKVGRPSLTSREEILAAALKLVQQGGEKELSFRKVAAELNITAPSLYSYFANKQALVVALTAHLFKIDHLAHDTRLPARQQLTRFLDGLRQQLNCDGRLLSLFNNSLPALQMVAIIDAIAEPLMASGFDKADAIAQGQSLLWMVIGFSLFENDSKQLDVVDNFIEIDGKAAATIDYLDLVQHDRLWEKTLKRNIDGLFGGE from the coding sequence ATGAAAAAAGTAGGCAGACCCAGCCTCACCAGCCGCGAAGAAATTTTAGCCGCCGCCTTAAAACTCGTGCAACAGGGTGGCGAAAAAGAGCTGAGCTTCCGCAAGGTTGCCGCCGAGCTCAATATTACTGCGCCATCGCTGTACAGCTATTTTGCTAATAAACAGGCACTGGTTGTCGCCCTCACCGCCCACCTGTTTAAAATTGATCACCTGGCACACGACACCCGTCTACCGGCGCGGCAGCAACTCACCCGCTTCCTCGACGGGCTGCGACAGCAGCTCAACTGTGATGGTCGGCTGCTATCACTGTTTAATAATTCACTGCCGGCACTGCAGATGGTGGCCATCATCGACGCCATTGCCGAGCCGTTGATGGCCAGTGGTTTCGATAAGGCCGATGCTATTGCCCAGGGCCAATCCCTGTTGTGGATGGTCATCGGCTTCAGCTTATTTGAAAATGATTCAAAACAGCTCGATGTGGTTGATAACTTTATCGAGATCGACGGCAAGGCCGCCGCAACCATCGACTATCTCGACCTGGTACAGCACGACCGGCTGTGGGAAAAAACCTTGAAACGCAATATCGATGGCTTATTTGGCGGCGAATAA